The genomic window CCGGCCCTGATCGCGATCCCACGTCGGTCCATAGCAACTGCTGGCGGTGCGTGGGCCTTGAAGCTACGTGTTCCAGGCCAGGAGTTGGAGCGCTCGGGTCACGGCAGCCGGGAGGGTGGGAGCAGGGTAGCGGGACGCGAGGGAGCAGAGCAGTGGGACTCGGGTGTACTCCGCGTGGCGCTACTCCGTGTGCTCCGCGCGGGGGAACCACGCGAGGTCGTGGTTGGCGGTGAGGTCCACGCAGACCTCCTCGTCGAGGTCGACATTGGCGGAGTGGTTGTGCATGCACTCGACGGCGTCGCCGTTCTCGAGTTCGACCCGGTAGAGGACGGAGGGACCGAGGTAGCGCCGATAGGTGACGGTGCCGTCGGGGTCGACGGAACTCGGACACGGTCGAGCGACGACGTCGTCGGGACGGACGAGCACGTCGACGGTCGTCCGGTCGTAGGCCGACGCGAGGCCGTGGATCCGATCGCGGGAGAGTTCGCCGATCTCCGTCTCGACGACGTCGTCGTGGACGTAGGCGGAGAGGAAGGAGGCGTGGCCGAGGAAGCCCGCGACGAACCGGGAGGTCGGGTGCTGGAACACCTGCTCGGGGTGACCGGCCTGTTCGATCGATCCCTCGTGCATCACGGCAACGCGGTCCGAAATCGACAGCGCCTCCTCCTGGTCGTGGGTCACGAAGACGGCGGTGACGCCGGCCTCGATGAGGATTCGGCGGACCTCTTCCCGAGTGCGGACCCGGAGGTCCTTGTCGAGGTTGGAGAAGGGTTCGTCGAGCAACAGGAGATCGGGTTCGGGTGCGAGGGCGCGAGCGAGCGCGATTCGTTGCTGCTGGCCGCCGGAGAGTTCCGCCGGCGAACTCTCCCGTTGATCAGCGAGGCCAACGAGGTCGAGCAGTTCGTCGACGCGCTCGGCGCGCTCGACTTTCGGCCAGTCCGAAATGCCGAAGGCGACGTTCTCTGCGGCGCTCAGGTGGGGAAACAGAGCGAAGTCCTGGAAGACGAGCCCCACGTCGCGGGATTCGGGTGCCGTCGCGGTGTCGCCGTCGGCGACGCACTCGCCGTCGATCGAGATCGTGCCCTCGTCCGGCTGTTCGAGGCCGGCGATCGTACGCAGGGTCGTGGTCTTTCCACAGCCCGAAGGCCCGAGCAGCGTCATGAGTTCGCCCTCCTGCACGGAAAGGGAGAGATCGTCGACGGCGCATTCGGGTCCGAAGTCCTTGCGGAGGCCGTCGATCTCGAGGACGGTCGCTCGATCCGCTGCGGCGTCGTCGCGATCGGTCGTCGGTTCGGGGGCGCCCACGTCGTCTCGATCGGCGTCGGCGGTCGCCCGTCGCTCCAGCCCCTCCGTCGTGGTCTGGGCCTGCGCGTCGATCCGGCGACCGTCTGTGGGGTGATCCTCGGCAGCCATGTGGGAGAGTAGCCACGGCGGCGTCGCACGCCGTGCGCTGGGTGTTGCCCCGTTATTTCGCGTCGAGGGATTTAGGGCTTCCTAAACCCCACGGCGTTGGCTGTGAGGGCAATCCTCGAGGGGAACGTCGGCGAGTGGCGGGTGCTACGGGCAGGACTCTGCAGCAGGAAACGTGGTTGTGAAGCGTGCCGGCTACTCCTCGGGCAGGTCGTCGATGAGCACGACCGCCTCGCCGTCGATGATCGTCGTGTCTTCGTCCTCGTCGTGGATTTCCGTCGTCAGGCGATACTGGTTCTCGCCGAGGTCCTCGACGACCTCGACGTTGGCGCTGACGCGATCGCCGATGCCGACGGGAGCGCTGAACTTGAGGTCCTGGGACAGGTAGATCGTGAGACCTGGAAGCCGGGCGAGCGCGGCGCTAATGAGCCCCGAGGCGAGCGTCCCGTGGACGATCCGACCGCCGAACCGGGTTCGCTGGGCGAAGTCGTCGTCGAGGTGGAGTCGGTTGGTGTCACCGCTTGCACGTCCGAAGGCGTGCACGTCCTCGTCCGTGAGCCGTTTGGAGAAGGTGACGGTGTCGCCGACGCCGATGTCCTCACGACGATCGACCGACCGCTCGAAGGTCCAGTCGGGTTCTTCGCCCGCAACCGAGGGAACGGTCTCCTCGGGGAACCCGTCGCCGTTCGACTCGTCCTCCGTCACGAAGGCCGAAAACGCGGCACGATTCGCGGCCGCGGTGTTTCGGACGACGGTGCTCGTGAGGTCCATCCACGCGTCTGCGACGGCGGTGAAACCGTTTACCCCCCTCGTGTCGGACATACGATTCGTAGGTTCGTGGGGGTACTTGTGTGCATTGGCTCGTGTCAACCAGCACATTCGTTTCGAGGTTCCTACCGACCACTATCCGGGACATTAGCCGACTCGTACCGGGGAAATCCGAAGGATAGGACGGCGAACGCACGCTGGCGAAAGCCAGGCGTATACGGGTGTAATCGGACTCATCTCGTTCGTTTCCGAGAGCAAGTGGCACGGTCGCGAGGCCAGTTGGGTGGTACCAGGGGTGCGGTGGTGCCGTTCGAACCGTCGCAAGACGAATGCAGCCAGGTGCGTGCCAGCGGCAAGCCAGGTCGTCGTCATTGCCGGACCACGTCACTGCCGTACCACGTCGCTGACGGGCCACACCTGATCGTCCGGCGTCCGGCGCAGACACTCGCACCGGAAATCGTTAGCAAGCGCAGCTCCGAACCGGCCAGTACCACTCAATACCATTGAGTACCATCTGAGGGGAAGCTTTAAGCTCCCGGGTAGCGTACACGTAAGTGATGACGGACGACAACGCTGGGTTCCCCTGGCCGCCGGCGATGTTCGCCGAGCAGTTTCAGGAGGCGAGTGAAGATGCCATGCAACGGCAGCAGGAGCTGTACAAGCAGTGGCTCTCCATGAGTGCCGACGGCACGAGTGGTGGCCTCTCGGAGCTCAGTGCCCTGAGCACTGGCACGGCGACCTTCAAGTCCCGCGTACAGAGCGGCGGCCGGATCTCGATCCCGGACGCCGAGCGCGAGGCCCTCGACATCGAGGAGGGGGACATCGTCCAGACGATCGTCGTCCCCGTCAAGCGAGATCGAGACTCAGAGTGATTCCAATGACTGACACCAACCCCATGACGACCGCGTTCGACTTCCAGCGCAGCATGATCGAGCAGACCCACCAGATGACCCACGAGACGATCGAGGCCCAGAAGACGGCCGTCAACGCGATGGCCGACAGCGTGGCGACCCTCGAGCAGGTCGCGGACCAGAACGTGGAGCTCTCCCACGAGGCCGTCCACGCCTACCTCGACGCGATCGAGCAGGTCGTCCCCGAGGCCGAGTTCGGCGACGTTCGCGAGCTCGTCGACGACGGCTACGAGAGCGCCGCCGAGTTCCAGGACGAGACCTGGACGGCCGTCCACGAGGCCGTCGAGGAGGGCGTCCAGAACTTCGAGACCGCCGCCGACAACTACGGCGAGATGGTCGACAGTTCCTTCGACACCTACCTGCAGGCCCACGAGCAGGTCGAGGCGTCCGCCGAGGAGTTCGAAGAGATCGACGTCTCCGCCGACTGAAGCCCCCTTTTTCAACTACTTGCGGTTGCAATACCCCACCATGAGCGAACAAACCACCACGCCACCCGCACAGGAGAGCTGGACAGCGTTCGTCGAGAACATGAACGAGCAGATGGTCGACGCCTTCGAGGCCAACGTCGAGGCGCAGTCCCAGTTCGTCGAGACCTGGGCCGAGACGCTCTCAGAGGGCACCGACGACGAGCGCTTCGGCGAAGGCGTGCAGGGCTACGCCCGCGCCTACAAGGTCTGGATGGAGGCCGCCGAAGACATGGCCGAGCAGGTCGCCGCCGAGGGCACCGACGTGTCGCCCGACGACCTGCGGGACGTCTGGCTCTCGAGCGCCAACGAGGCGTTCAAGGAGGTCATGTCCACGAGCGCGTTCGCCGCGATGACCGGCGAGACGGTCGAGGACGCCCTCGAACTCCGGCAGGCCGCCGACGAGAACGCACAGTCCACGCTGCACGCGCTCGGCATGGCGACCGAACGGGACATTCGCGAAGTCGGCGACCGCCTCGTCGAACTCGAACGCCGCCAGCACGGCATCGAGCAGAAGCTCGACCGCGTGCTGGACGCACTCGAGGAGGAGTAACGGGGTGACGACGATGCAGAACCCCTACGCAGGCTTCCTCGACATGCAGCGCACGGCCTGGGAGCAGGCCACCGAAGCCGCCGAGAAGCTCGGCGCAGCCCCCGACGCGAACGAGTCCATCGCGTCCGTGGACGTCGGCGAAACCCCCAGCGAGGTGGTCTATGAGGAGAACAAGCTCCGGCTCCTCCACTACGAGCCGCTAACGGAGGAACAACACGACGTCCCGATCCTCATCGTCTACGCGCTGATCAACCGACCGTACATCCTCGACCTCCAGCCCAGCCGCTCGGTCGTTCGCACGCTCCTGGAGAACGGGTTCGACGTCTACCTCATCGACTGGGGAGAGCCCTCGATCCTCGACACGTCGCTGACGCTCGAGGACTACGTCACGCGCTACATCGACAACTGCGTCGACGAGGTTCGCGACCGCTCCGGCCAGGATTCGATCAATATCCTGGGCTACTGCATGGGCGGGACCATGTCCTCCATGTACGCCACGCTCGAACCCGAGAAAGTTCGCAACCTCGGCCTCATGGCCGCCGGGCTCTGCTTCGCGGGCGAGGGCGGCATTCTCGAACTCTGGGGCGACGAGGAGTACTTCGATCCAGACGCCGTCACGGAGACGTTCGGCAACGTCCCGGCGGAGTTCCTCGACACCGGCTTCGCGCTGATGGACCCCGTCGAGAACTACGTCACGAAGTACGTCCGGTTCTACGAGAACATGGAGGACGAGGACTTCGTCGAGAACTTCGCACGGATGGAGGAGTGGCTCGGCGACGGCATCGACGTCGCGGGCGCCGCGTTCG from Salinarchaeum sp. Harcht-Bsk1 includes these protein-coding regions:
- the phaC gene encoding class III poly(R)-hydroxyalkanoic acid synthase subunit PhaC codes for the protein MQNPYAGFLDMQRTAWEQATEAAEKLGAAPDANESIASVDVGETPSEVVYEENKLRLLHYEPLTEEQHDVPILIVYALINRPYILDLQPSRSVVRTLLENGFDVYLIDWGEPSILDTSLTLEDYVTRYIDNCVDEVRDRSGQDSINILGYCMGGTMSSMYATLEPEKVRNLGLMAAGLCFAGEGGILELWGDEEYFDPDAVTETFGNVPAEFLDTGFALMDPVENYVTKYVRFYENMEDEDFVENFARMEEWLGDGIDVAGAAFDEFIEDIYQENKLYENELYLGDRHVDVNEIDMPVLQIVAEYDHLIPPGASKPFNDVVGTDDVTTMEFATGHIGMSVSSRSHAQLWPDVCEWFEERSQLEDDEPATESAAEPEPDTESAAEADDEASASETSISEAEGADEAATEDAETGESEAETADAATLQDVDGIGPAYEERLEEAGISTVAALADADAAALAADTEVAPNRILSWIEQAEQLSE
- a CDS encoding MaoC family dehydratase, producing the protein MSDTRGVNGFTAVADAWMDLTSTVVRNTAAANRAAFSAFVTEDESNGDGFPEETVPSVAGEEPDWTFERSVDRREDIGVGDTVTFSKRLTDEDVHAFGRASGDTNRLHLDDDFAQRTRFGGRIVHGTLASGLISAALARLPGLTIYLSQDLKFSAPVGIGDRVSANVEVVEDLGENQYRLTTEIHDEDEDTTIIDGEAVVLIDDLPEE
- a CDS encoding ABC transporter ATP-binding protein; protein product: MAAEDHPTDGRRIDAQAQTTTEGLERRATADADRDDVGAPEPTTDRDDAAADRATVLEIDGLRKDFGPECAVDDLSLSVQEGELMTLLGPSGCGKTTTLRTIAGLEQPDEGTISIDGECVADGDTATAPESRDVGLVFQDFALFPHLSAAENVAFGISDWPKVERAERVDELLDLVGLADQRESSPAELSGGQQQRIALARALAPEPDLLLLDEPFSNLDKDLRVRTREEVRRILIEAGVTAVFVTHDQEEALSISDRVAVMHEGSIEQAGHPEQVFQHPTSRFVAGFLGHASFLSAYVHDDVVETEIGELSRDRIHGLASAYDRTTVDVLVRPDDVVARPCPSSVDPDGTVTYRRYLGPSVLYRVELENGDAVECMHNHSANVDLDEEVCVDLTANHDLAWFPRAEHTE
- a CDS encoding AbrB/MazE/SpoVT family DNA-binding domain-containing protein, producing the protein MTDDNAGFPWPPAMFAEQFQEASEDAMQRQQELYKQWLSMSADGTSGGLSELSALSTGTATFKSRVQSGGRISIPDAEREALDIEEGDIVQTIVVPVKRDRDSE
- a CDS encoding poly(R)-hydroxyalkanoic acid synthase subunit PhaE, which gives rise to MSEQTTTPPAQESWTAFVENMNEQMVDAFEANVEAQSQFVETWAETLSEGTDDERFGEGVQGYARAYKVWMEAAEDMAEQVAAEGTDVSPDDLRDVWLSSANEAFKEVMSTSAFAAMTGETVEDALELRQAADENAQSTLHALGMATERDIREVGDRLVELERRQHGIEQKLDRVLDALEEE